The DNA sequence gtctaaccgaCCCTGtttgaagaaatgtgtgtgtttttttgccaattttaaccgcacacttgttgtttgtgtacatggattttataatgtcgtatgttttacccccaacaccactttccatcagtttgtatagcagaccctcatgccaaattgagtctaaggattttttgaaatcaacaaagcatgagaagactttgcctttgtttttgtttgtttggttgtcaattagggtgtgcagggtgaatacatggtctgttgtacggtaatttggtaaatagccaatttgacatttgctcagtacattgttttcattgaggaaatgtatgagtctgctgttaatgataatgcagaggattttcccaaggttactgttgacacatattccacggtagttattggggtcaaatttgtctccaattttgtggattggggtgatcagtccttggttccaaatattggggaagatgccagagctaaggatgatgttaaagagttttagtatagccaattggaatttgttgtctgtatatttgatcatttcattgaggataccatcaacaccacaggcctttttgagttggagggtttttattttgtgctgtaactcattcaatgtaattggagaatccagtgggttctggtagtctttaatagttgattctaagatctgtatttgatcatgtatatgtttttgctctttattctttgttatagagccaaaaagattggagaaccCATAcatttacccatacatctccattttggatagataattctttgtgttgttgtttgtttagtgttttccaattttcccagaagtggttagagtctatggattcttcaattgcattgagctgatttctgacatgctgttccttctttttccgtagtgtatttctgtattgttttagtgattcaccatagtgaaggcgtagactcaggttttcaggggtctctatgtttttggttggacaggtttctcaatttattTCTTAGATTtggcattcttcatcaaaccatttgtcattattgttaattttctttggttttctatttgagatttttagatttgatagggaagctgagaggtcaaatatactgttaagattttctactgccaagtttacaccttcactattacagtggaacattttacccaggaaattgtctaaaagggattgaatttgttgttgcctaattgttttttggtaggtttccaaactgcattccttccatctatagcatttcttaatgttactcagttcctttggctttgatgcctcatgattgagtattgctctgtttaagtagactgtgattttgctgtggtctgataggggtctctctctctctctctctctctctctctctctctctctctctctctctctctgtctctctctctctctctctctctctctctctctctctctctcctctctctctctctctctctctctctctctctctctctctctctctctctctctctctctctctctctctctctctctctctctctctctctccaactgtcCCTTTCACCTTTTTACTTCAGTGGGCGGGGTCGTACTAAATCGTACAGAGGGTTTCTTAGTCttaaaacaaatctactttgagaCAAATGTATAcatctcacacacatggttattggCTTCAAAAAAAAAGAatcctgtaccatgtcagatatagagtttaaatgtattccattttgagtttgcatcccaatattaaacTTTATatgcatcacagaagactgaattttttgttgttgacataaAACACTGGATTTTCGGCTGCTTTTTATTTGTGAAActgtgaaaaatatgaataacattccacccatgaggccactaggtgaCTTGACAGCAGGAATGGGCGACTCGATTTAGTCACATGTACAGTATTTTATTAAGACAATCAGTCATAAGAATGAATAAAGTATGACATCAGATGTTGTTGAAGAACAGACGCTGATTCTCCCCTCCTACTACATTACCTTCAATAACATCACCCTCATAGGCTTTCTCCAATTACCCTCAATTACCTGTTCCCCAAGTTATCCTCCAATAACATGCCCCAATTAACACCCTCCTGCCCCACCCGTCCCTGTTTTTTAGCCGGGGGCTCATTTCTCCCTATATCAGCATCTCCCctattctcctcttcctctccctatttCACTCTCTGCAGGAGATGCTAGACTGACAGACactcatcctctctgtctgtctgtccgtctctctcaccAGGATAAGGTTTACTGTTGATAGGTAGGGCAGAGATGgaacatgtttttttgtgtgtctatCCCTGTTGTTTCATACAACTGTCTGGTTACAGGTGTCcgtggtgtatggtgtatggtgtatggtgtatggtgtatcTCTTAATTGCTAGTGTTTCTTTGTTCATGTCATTCTATTTACTCAGTGTTCTGTCTGTACGTTCTTGCTTTGATCTCTCTCCTCCAGGTGACGGACTTTCCCAGTCCTCGACCTTGTCTCTATCCAGGTGATGTGCCTctgtggctggctgtggctgcTCTGCTGCCTCCCTATCCCTGGGTGTGTCTGGGGTCagtctggaggtggagggggggccTGTCGGCTGATGGCTAACCCCATCTCGGGCAGTGTTTATCGGGCAGGAGATGTGGTCATTGGAGGCCTGTTCCCCGTCCATGTGGAAGCCCCTCTACCAGAGCAGGAGTTCCGGAGTATTGAGGGAAATGTGACATGCACAATGTACGCAACTCCGAAGTGATGTGTGATGACAGCTTTGTGTCATTGTTTTCACGTGTAAAGTGTTTTCAGTCacctcctctctacctgtctcttcccttcctccatcTGTCAGTTTCTACCAGCGTGCTTACCGCTGGCTCCAGACTATGATCTTTGCGGTGGAGGAGATTAACCGCGACCCATTCCTCCTTCCTAACCTCACCCTGGGGTTCCTGGCTGCTGACACATGCCTGGCAGAGGGTACCACTCTGGGGGCAGCCCTAGCCATGGTGACAGGCCAGGATGCCTCTGTGGCAGGCACAGAGTGTGGAGCAACCCCTGAGGTGCCCGTCATCATCGGTGATGCCCGCTCCTCAGCCTCCATCGTGGTGGCACAAACCCTCGGGCCGTTTGATTTACCCATGGTGAGGCATGGGGttggattacagactgggatgGAAAGAGATAACGACTCTCTTACAGATTACATTCAAATATCTATCTAAATGACTTTCTTACAGATTACACTCAAATATATATCTAGATAACTCttacacattcaattaaataTCTATCTTGATGACTCTATGTTcacttcttctctccttcttcaCTTCTCTCCTTCTGATCTCtgagtcttacaaattcttattctccctgactctctctctctctgttctctcccagGTGAGTTATTTTGCCTCCTGTGCCTGTTTGAGTGACAACTGGAGGTACCCGTCGTTCTTCCGTACGATACCCAGCGATGCCTTCCAGGCTCGGGGCATGGCCAGGCTGCTGCATCAGCTGGGCTGGGAGTGGGTGGGGCTGGTGTCAGGGGATGATGACTATGGAAAGTTTGGGGTTCAGATGCTTCTCCAAGATCTCCAAGGATCTGGGGTTTGTGTCGCCTACGCAGAGGTCATCCCCAAGGTACGACCTCACTGAtgatttctgtctctctgtaactctGCTTCGCCCCCTCTCcatgaatataaaatataaacacTCTCTCTGATTTTCTCTgactctcttccctttctctcactgATGGGCATCCCCAAGGTACCATCTCAGAGACGGATGAAGCACATCGTGGACACCATCAGAGGATCTACTGCCAAAGTGGTGGTGACATTCGCTATCTCTCAGGATGCACGGGTAATCAGTTACTGGTCAGAGTATTGTTAAGTATTTGTTACACAACTGTAGCAGAGTGTTTTTGTCCTACCATGTCTTGATGCCCTTTATAGACAAGTATTTTCTTATTGATAATCATGTACTTCAACTTGACTATCTTGATCTTTTTAACCGTCTCATTCTTCAGGCCCTGATGGAAGAGGTTGTCCGTCAGAACATAACAGACAGGCAGTGGATCGCCTCGGAAGCCTGGGTCAcctactctactctctcttccCCAAAAAACCTGCCCTCTCTTGCCGGGACTATTGGATTTGCCCTGAAGAAAGCTGTCATTCCCAGCCTGGGCCCTTTCCTAACACGCCTACGTCCTGATGAGGACTACCAGAAATCCGACCCCTTCCTGAGGGAATTGTGGGAGGAGATTTTTGGGTGTTCCCTGGGGATTGACCTTAGCATGACCCCGTCGTCCCGGCGACAGTGTACTGGTTCAGAGGTCATAGGTGAGAGAAAGTTTACAACTAATGCTCTGTTTTATGTGTCCTGATCCATTCCCGACGTTGTCTCAGTAAAATGAAGTGTCAATCCTAGGTGAGGGGGAGAGCCAGTATGCTGACGTGTCTCAGCTGAGAGCCAGCTACAATGTGTACAAGGCTGTTTACGCCATCGCCCACGCCATTCAGGACATGGTGGCCTGTCCACCAGGGGAGGGACCCTTTAATAGTGGACAGTGCCCTGATGTCAGGAAGCTTCAGCCCAGCCAGGTGACAATACCATGTTGATCTGTTTTCAGGTTAACAACTCTAACGTTTCCAGTCAGGATACAATGGAAACACTTTATAAGTGTTGAGCACTAAAAGCCCAAAGCCACCACTGGTTCTAACTCTTAATCCTGTTTCAATAAACCTTTTGTCTTTGAGATTGCTCATTATCTGAGGAGAGTGAACTTCAGTACTCCTGTGGGGGATTTGATCCACTTCGACATGAATGGTAATCCGCCTGCCTCTTATGACATCATCAACTGGCATGTGACCCACGAGGGGACAGCAGAGTTTGTCCAGGTCGGCCATTTTCTGTCTTCAGTGGGAGTGGACGACCAGTTTCACATCAATATGGAGAAGGTGGTGTGGGGAGGGGGCAGCGGAGATGAGGTGAGTACCATTTAGCTTGGTTTCTCTGAggcagagaggtgtgtgtgtgtgtgtgtgtgtgtgtgtgtgtgtgtgtgtgtgtgtgtgtgtgtgtgttagagaaagAGACTTGTTTAGCGTGTCACCCTGAGGCAGACATACAGCAAAGAGAAAGGcaggaaaaaaaaaaataaagaatgtTCAGACAGGAAGTTCTGTCAACAATATGATACTGAATGTTAAATTAGACAGGAAGCTCTGTCATCAATATGATACTGAATGTTAGGTCAGACAGGAAGCTCTGTCATCAATATGATACTGAATGTTAGGTCAGACAGGAAGCTCTGTCATCAATATGATACTGAATGTTAGTTCAGACAGGAAGCTCTGTTAATAATATGATACTGAATGTTAGTTCAGACAGGAAGCTCTGTTAATAATATGATACTGAATGTTAGTTCAGACAGGAAGCTCTGTCAACAATACGATACTGAATGTTAATTCAGACAGGAAGCTCTGTCAACAATATAATACTGAATGTTAGTTCAGACAGGAAGCTCTGTCAACAATATGATACTGAATGTTAGTTCAGACAGGAAGCTCTGTTAACAATACGATACTGAATGTTAGTTCAGACAGGAAGCTCTGTCAACAATACGATACTGAATGTTAGTTCAGACAGGAAGCTCTGTCAACAACATGATACTGAATGTTAGTTCAGACAGGAAGCTCTGTCAACAATACGATACTGAATGTTAGTTCAGACAGGAAGCTCTGTCAACAATACGATACTGAATGTTAGTTCAGACAGGAAGCTCTGTCAACAATACGATAACTGAATGTTAGTTCAGACAGGAAGCTCTGTCAACAATACGATACTGAATGTTAGTTCAGACAGGAAGCTCTGTCATCAATATGATACTGAATGTTAGTTCAGACAGGAAGCTCTGTCATCAATATGATACTGAATGTTAGGTCAGACAGGAAGCTCTGTCATCAATATGATACTGAATGTTAGGTCAAACAGGAAGCTCTGTCAACAACATGATACTGAATGTTAGATATTTATGTGGTCAGATTCCTCACATAGTCCCCAGAGGGGCCCAGCaaacctgcctgtgtgtgtgtgtgtgtgtgtgtgtgtgtgtgtgtgtgtgtgtgtgtgtgtgtgtgtgtgtgtgtgtgtgtgtgtgtgtgtgtaataatggtgataatagtgatgatgatgatgatgactgcgTCCTCCCCACCGTCTGGTAGGTCCCTGTGTCTATATGCAGTGCTGCCTGCCCCCCTGGTACCAGACATGCGGTACAGAAGGGGAGGCCCGTTTGCTGCTTCGACTGTCTGTCCTGCGCTGAGGGAGAGATCAGCAACACAACAGGTCATCTATCAACTTTTCTCATTCCAATTCATATTTGACTGGTCCTGATTCTGACTGGTCCTGATTCTGGCTGGTTCTGACTGGTCCTGATTCTGACTGGTCCTGATTCTGACCGGTTCTGAATCTGACTTGTTCTGATTCTGACTGGCCCTTGTTCTGACTTGTCCTGATTCTGACTGGTCCAGATTCTGACTGGTCCTGGCTCTGACTGGTCCTGTTTCTGACCATCCCTGAGTCTGACTGGTCCCCATTCTTACTGGTACTGATTCTGGCTGGTCCTGATCCTGACTTTTCCTCATTCTGACTGGTTCTGACTAGTCCTGATTCTGACTGGtcctcattctgaatggttctgactgatcctggtcctgaCTGGTCCTGGTCCTGACTGGTCCTCATTCTGACTGGTTCTGACCTGCCCTGGTTCTGACTGGTCCTGGTTctgactggttctgattctgactggttctgattctgACTCTTGATTTCTGTTCCTTCTCTGTCAGGGTCAGTTGAGTGTAGCAGGTGTCCAGAGCGGTTCTGGTCCAACCCAGATCGTACGGCCTGCGTCCCACAGCTAGTGGACTTCCTCTCCTACAGCGACACCATGGGCGTCATCCTGTCCGTCATATCAGTTTCCGGGGCAACGCTCACAGCTGGTGCCCTGGCCACCTTCTTCTACCACCGCCATACGCCGCTGGTGAGTTGAATCATGTGATCATAGAAATACAATGAATAGAACGGgtgtccccattcaagtcaatgatggcataatggatGGACTGGCTGGCCTTTTGGATGCGttcataaattcactctggctaatctattccgatttcagagcactctcctcTGATTCTAAATACTGTAGcttaattcaattgttgccagcaaccCAGTTATAGTCACCAACGCGCTGGATAACACGAAAGTAGCCAAACCAGCTTTGCTATGGCaaataaaatggtcagagtgaggtgatCGCTTatttatgtctggaagtagctagcaagctagctaactttagcaagttcacttgggtgcttgactgccgttgtgaggtcagaatgctcggatcaaccctactcctcgaccagagcgtccagtgtgttcTCTAAATGCTCCAGGAGCGAAAACCTCTGAATTTACCAgcagacaatctgacaatgctctgaatttacgaacgcccagagcacactctgagcgCTCTCTGGCACTTCAGAGTGAATTTACTAACGTACCCTTTGAGTGTTCCCGATGTCAGGAACTAAAAGCTGGAAGTGTACCCTTCAATCTGTGCTTTGATTTGTTGAGTCAACTCTACTGATATTGCAAAAAATACGTTCCATTGCTAAAGCCACATCAGTtggtaaaatattttttgataTATATTTACGTTTTTTACccttatttatacaggttttctCATTTAGATAACATCTCTTTAGGTTACCCATTGACTGACAGAAAATAGTTTACTTTTTTCAAACACAATTTTATTGTGGTCTGCTTGTTTTTAGTCAATTtcaaaactacatttaagaaaaCTACAATATGTCTAAAGATTACGTTTCAACATTGTATGCTCCAGAACATTCTCACAATTTCGTAAAGTGTAGTATTGTAGGGcttccctcatgccccttttCATGACGATGCTAGCAGCCACTAGCTAGCTACCCGACCGGAACATTAAGCAagccaagaccaacaacacatacaaacagactatacaactacaagtagtgagtggagttactaacagactatacaactacaagtagtaagtggagttactaacagactatacaactacaagtagtgagtggagttactaacagactatacaactactagtagtgagtggagttactaacagactatacaactactagtagtgagcggagttactaacagactatacaactactagtagtgagtggagttactaacagactatacaactactagtagtgagtggagttactaacagactatacaactactagtagtgagtggagttattaacagactatacaactactagTAGTGAGCGGAGTTACTAACAGACAACAAGTTAAATGTCTTAACCTGTGATAAAATGTTTTACACACAAATTGCTGTATTTAGCCTACTCTCCCACACCAAATAGCTTGAAGCCAAGCGACTCTTCTCACAGGCTTACCTTGTTACGTGTCATGGAACGACATAGCAGCTTCTTCAGCATGTTTTGCTATATCTGTGTAACAACAAATTTGACGATAAAGTTGATCATTTTACATAGCGGGTCATTAGGAAAGAATGTTTGTTTTTCCCACTTTGTGGGCGAGGTCGAGGGGAATTTCTTATTTTACGTGAATATTGACTCAGAGTATCAGTtcagatcaaatgttattggtcacatattgaTAACacatcagatgttattggtcacatctttaaaatatgttattggtcacatatttagcagatgttattggtcacatatttaacagatgttattggtcacatatttaacagatgttattggtcacatatttaacagatgttattggtcacatatttaacagatgttattggtcacatacacatatttagcagatgttattggtcacatacacatatttagcaaatgttattggtagatatttaacagatgttattggtccatatttaacagatgttattggtcacatatttaacagatgttattggtccatatttaaacagatgttattggtcacatacacatatttaacagatgttattggtcacatacacatatttaacagatgttattggtccat is a window from the Oncorhynchus mykiss isolate Arlee chromosome 24, USDA_OmykA_1.1, whole genome shotgun sequence genome containing:
- the LOC110503233 gene encoding extracellular calcium-sensing receptor-like; protein product: MCLCGWLWLLCCLPIPGCVWGQSGGGGGACRLMANPISGSVYRAGDVVIGGLFPVHVEAPLPEQEFRSIEGNVTCTIFYQRAYRWLQTMIFAVEEINRDPFLLPNLTLGFLAADTCLAEGTTLGAALAMVTGQDASVAGTECGATPEVPVIIGDARSSASIVVAQTLGPFDLPMVSYFASCACLSDNWRYPSFFRTIPSDAFQARGMARLLHQLGWEWVGLVSGDDDYGKFGVQMLLQDLQGSGVCVAYAEVIPKVPSQRRMKHIVDTIRGSTAKVVVTFAISQDARALMEEVVRQNITDRQWIASEAWVTYSTLSSPKNLPSLAGTIGFALKKAVIPSLGPFLTRLRPDEDYQKSDPFLRELWEEIFGCSLGIDLSMTPSSRRQCTGSEVIGEGESQYADVSQLRASYNVYKAVYAIAHAIQDMVACPPGEGPFNSGQCPDVRKLQPSQIAHYLRRVNFSTPVGDLIHFDMNGNPPASYDIINWHVTHEGTAEFVQVGHFLSSVGVDDQFHINMEKVVWGGGSGDEVPVSICSAACPPGTRHAVQKGRPVCCFDCLSCAEGEISNTTGSVECSRCPERFWSNPDRTACVPQLVDFLSYSDTMGVILSVISVSGATLTAGALATFFYHRHTPLVKANNSELSFLLLLSLKLCFLCALVFIGRPKPWTCMLRHTLFGISFVFCISCLLSRTVVVLVAFRATLPGENLMRYFSPAQQRMGISICTLIQVLICVLWLALAPPRPAERGGREGRGPRVVLECEVGSVVGFSLVLGYIGLLASLCLLLAFLARKLPDNFNEAKFITFSMLIFCAVWISFVPAYVSSPGKYTVAVEIFAILASSFGLLFCLFAPKCFIILLRPERNTKKHMMSK